The genomic region GAATCTTTCGCTGCTGATCGGCGTCAACCTCTCGACCCGCCAGTTCCAGCAGGAGGGGCTGATCGAGGAGATCAAGGAAATACTGGAGCGCTCGGGCTTGCCGCCCGCAAGCCTCAAGCTGGAGATCACCGAAAGCCTGATGTCCGCGCGTCCCGAGGACACCATCGCCAAGCTGGAGCAGCTCCGAGCGATTGGCGTGCATCTGGCCGTGGATGACTTCGGCACGGGCTATTCCTCCATGTCGTACCTCGCCAACTTCCCGGTGGACACCCTGAAGATCGACCAATCCTTCGTGCAGCGCCTGGGCAGCAACAGCGAATCCGACGCGATCGTGCAGGCGATCATGACACTCGCCAAGGCCCTGAACCTGCGCGTTACCAGCGAAGGCATCGAGACCGACGAACAGCGCGCCCTCCTGCGCGGCATGGGCTGCGACCGCGGCCAGGGCTACCTCTTCTCCCGCCCTTTGACGAGCCTCGCGCTCACCGAGCTACTCACGAATCAATTCCTCACGAACCAAAGCGACAACATCGAACGCCGCGCCGCCTAACAATAAAACACTTCCGGACGCCTACCGCCGAAACTCCCTGTGATAGGCGTCCCAAATTCGCGCCTCATACCGCAGCGCATAATCCTCGGCGTACTCTTCGCCCCGCCCAATCTTCTTCTGCCGCCGTGAAGTCATCCGATCGTGATGATGCCCCAATTCATGCAATAAGATGTGCAGCAATTGGTAATCGCGAATCGACGCCTCATCGAACTTGCAGAGATAATATCCATCGTCCATCGCTTCACACGGCACGCCCAGACGCTCAAAAACTTCCCGATGGTCGTTGTAGAAGCCTTCGTTGCATTCGATCCAATGGCCTGTTTCCCAAGCGCAAACCTCAATCACACCGAGATGATAATAGCAACCAGCCATATCATGCCCACCCGGCGACAGCACAATCGCATTCAGGCCAACGGCCAGACAGTTCCAATCCGGCAGCAGTTCTAGAAAGCGATAAACATCGTTTTTGCTGAGAACATGCTTGTACCCATCCCCCGGCCGCTGACGATCCACCTGCACCATGCGCGGCGTCGGAGCCCAAAAGTAATCCGGACTCTGCGTCCATTTGTTCTTCTTCCGAACCGTCCCATCCACAACCTTCGGCGTCGACTTGCGATTCCCGCGCAGCATGGCCCAACTCCCTTAAACGAATATGAAATACGTAAGCTATATCGGAGATGGGTAGCGCCGTGGTAAATGGAGTATCTCAGAAATGCAAAACCCCTCATCGCAGATGACAATGAAGGGTTGGTGAGGACAAGCATTTACGCCGACGCGCTGCGTACGCCGGTTCTTCCGACGGGGCGCGGGGGCTGTTTGGGGGAGTCGACGACGCCGGGCTGGCCGTCTTTGGGGAGGGCTTTGGCGAGGACTTCGACCATTTCTTCCACCGCTGTGAGCATGCGGGCGGGAGTGTCGGGGGTCGCGAGGAAGACGACGTCGGGGAGGAACTGGTGCTGCATGTAGAGGCGGGCCAGTTTCTTGATCGTGTCCATCGGGATGTGGGTTCCCTGAAAACGAATCGCGACGCGGCGTTTTTCGGCGACGATATTGCCGATGCCGACTTCCAGGCAGCGCAGACGCAGGCGCAGGGTGGCGAGCAGGTTCCAGACGGAGCGCGGGGGATCGCCGTAGCGGTCTTCGAGCTCCTCTTGAATGCGCGCGACATCCTCCATGCGGCGGACGGCGGTGAGCTTCTTGTAGATCAGGATGCGCTCGGCTTCGCTCGGGATGTAACGCGGCGGGATGTGCGCGTCGAGCGGCAGCGCGACATTCGGAAGCTCCCAATCGGCTTCCATATCCTCGCCCTTCAGCTCGTTGATCGCCTGTGAGAGCAGCTGCGTATAGAGATCGAAGCCAACCGTCGCCACAGTCCCCGATTGGGCGGCGCCGAGCAGGTTGCCGGCGCCGCGGATTTCGAGGTCGCGCATGGCGACTTTGTATCCCGAGCCGAGGTCGGAGAACTCGCGCAGGGCGCCCAGGCGCTTTTCCGCGATTTCGGAGAGAATTTTGTCTTTCCGGTAAAGCAGATAGGCGTAACCCTGCCGCTTGGAGCGGCCGACGCGGCCGCGCAGCTGGTAGAGTTGCGCGAGGCCGAGCTTGTCGGCGTTGTCCACGATGATGGTGTTGACGTTCGGGATGTCCAGGCCGCTCTCGACGATCGTCGTACAAACGAGAATGTTGAACTCCTTGTTTGCAAAGCGCAGCATCACGTCTTCCAGGTCGTCCTCATGCATCTGGCCGTGCGCGATCTCGGCGGTCGCTTGCGAAACGAGGCGGCGCAGATGCTCGGCGACGTGCGTGATGCTTTCGATCCGGTTGTGCAGATAGTAGACCTGTCCGCCCCGGTCGAGCTCGCGAAGGATCACTTCACGGATCAGTTCGTCGTCGTACTCTTTGACATATGTCTTGATCGGCTGGCGGCCTTCCGGCGGATCGTCGATCAGACTCATATCACGGATGCCGGAAAGCGACATGTGCAGCGTTCTGGGGATGGGCGTCGCGGTCAGCGTCAGCACATCCACATTCTTCTTGATCGCCTTGATGCGCTCTTTGTGCGCGACGCCGAAGCGCTGTTCCTCGTCGACCACCAGCATTCCCAGATTACGGAACTTCACGTCCTTGCTGAGCAGTTTGTGGGTGCCGACGACGATATCGACATTGCCCTCGGCCAGCGCCTTGATCGTCCGGTCCGCCTCGGCCTTGGAGACGAATCGCGAAAGCATCTCGATCTTGACGGGGTACTGGGCCAGCCGCTCGCGGAACGTGACGAGATGCTGCTGAGCCAGAATCGTCGTCGGGCAGAGCACGGCGACCTGGCGGCCGGCGTTGACGACTTTGAAGGCGGCCCGGATCGCGACCTCGGTCTTGCCGTAGCCGACATCGCCGCAGATCAGGCGATCCATCGGTTTGTCGTCTTCCAGGTCGCGCTTCACGTCTTCGATGGCGGCGAGCTGATCGGGCGTCTCTTGATACGGGAACGCCTCCTCCATCTCCATTTGCCACGGCGTGTCCGGGGCGATGGAGTGGCCGGTCGCGGCCTTGCGCGCGGCGTAGAGCTTGATCAGGTCCGCCGCCATCTCCTGGACTTGCTTCTGCGCCTTCTTGGTCGCGCGGGACCACTCGCCGCTGTTCAGGCGCGTGACGGTGGGCGTGGATTCCTGGGAGCCGATGTACTTCTGGACTCGGTCGATTTGATCCGTCGGGACATAGACCTTGTCGCCGCCGGCATACTCCAGCAGCAGATAATCCCGCTCGGCGCCGTCCTTGCTTTTCAGCCGCGTAATGCCCGCGTAATATCCGATGCCATGGTTGATGTGGACGACATAGTCGCCCTCGCGCAGCTCCAGATAGGAGGTAAGTTTGAGACCTTCTTTGAAAGCGCGCTTCTTGGGCTTCTGATGAGCGCGGTGGCCGAAGATATCGGTGTCGGTCGCGACCATCAGCGCGGCTTCGGCGAGCTTAAAGCCGCCGAGCAGGCTGCCGTCCAGCACGTATACCCCGCCCTCGCCTCCGGGCTGGAGGCGGTCCTGCGGCGACGCCGGGATCTTATGGTCGGCGAGCAGCTCGCGGATCTTCTGGGACTGCTCGGTAACGAGCACGACGCGGAAGCGGGCGCCGAGCCAGCCGTCCAGCGCTTCAAAGAACGACGGGAAGCGTCCGGCGAAGCTTTCCATCGCGCCCGACTGCGTGGAGATCGGGTCGGACGCGCGCAGGCCGTCGACTTTCTGCCCGAGCAGCGAGAAGATCACCGTGGCCGGAGACTTCGCGGCGTGCGAGACAACGGCGCTGAAGCCGCAGGCGTGCGGAGTTTCATCGGTCAGCCACTCGCCCCGCGCCGCGCGCGTCTGGGCGATCTCGATCACTTCCTTTTCGATCTGCTCCAGACGCGCCTTCGCCTGGTTCGGCTCGTCGAGCACCAGCAGCGCGCCTTCCGGCAAATAGTCCAGGGCGCACATCTCGCGCGGCTCCAGATACGGGAGATAGTACTCCGTCTGGTCAAAATATGTTCGGGAGCTGAGCTGCGCGATATCCGCTTCGATGCGCTCTTCCAGACGTTCCGCGTGCTCGGCGCCGCGCCCCTCTTCGTTGGTCTTGCGCAGCTGCGCCATCCGCCCGGGCAGTTCGCGCTGGAGACGCGCAACGGCCTCGGCGACGGCGTCCTCGGTCAGCGGCGCTTCGCGCACGGCGTGGACGGCTAATGTCTCGACCTTGCCGACCGAGCGCTGGGATTCCACATCAAACGGGCGAATGCTTTCCACGTCATCGCCGAAGAAGTCGATCCGGAACGGGCGCAGGGAGTCGCCGGGGAAGATGTCCAGAATGCCGCCGCGCCGGGTCCACTGCCCCGGATTCTCCACGGCTTCCACGCGGTCGTAACCAAAGCCCGCCAGTGTCTTTTCTAAGTCCGCGATTTCGACGCTTTCGTTGACCGTGATCGTCACGCTGCGGTCGCGCAGGGCTTCGGGAGCGACGGTGCGCTGGAGAAACGCGCCGATCGGGCCGACGACCAGGCGCGCCTCGCCCCGCGCCAGCTTTTGCAGGGCCGCCGTCCGCCGTCCCAGGACCGCAAGGTCCGGCGCGCCTTCGGCGAAGACCAGCGTTTCGGTGGATGCGGCGAGGTTGACAAGCGCGTCGTCCTCCACCCCGTACCGAGCCAGATCCGCGCAGATCCGCGCCGCCTGGTCGGCGTTATAGGTTACAACGACAATCGGATGCCCCAGCTCGCGCGCGAGCTGCGCCAGGATAAAGCTCTTCGCCGCGACCGGCAGCCCCTCGATCT from Capsulimonas corticalis harbors:
- the mfd gene encoding transcription-repair coupling factor, whose protein sequence is MDLRELPALVDDLPAYHELKKRIAAGGLTQIEGLPVAAKSFILAQLARELGHPIVVVTYNADQAARICADLARYGVEDDALVNLAASTETLVFAEGAPDLAVLGRRTAALQKLARGEARLVVGPIGAFLQRTVAPEALRDRSVTITVNESVEIADLEKTLAGFGYDRVEAVENPGQWTRRGGILDIFPGDSLRPFRIDFFGDDVESIRPFDVESQRSVGKVETLAVHAVREAPLTEDAVAEAVARLQRELPGRMAQLRKTNEEGRGAEHAERLEERIEADIAQLSSRTYFDQTEYYLPYLEPREMCALDYLPEGALLVLDEPNQAKARLEQIEKEVIEIAQTRAARGEWLTDETPHACGFSAVVSHAAKSPATVIFSLLGQKVDGLRASDPISTQSGAMESFAGRFPSFFEALDGWLGARFRVVLVTEQSQKIRELLADHKIPASPQDRLQPGGEGGVYVLDGSLLGGFKLAEAALMVATDTDIFGHRAHQKPKKRAFKEGLKLTSYLELREGDYVVHINHGIGYYAGITRLKSKDGAERDYLLLEYAGGDKVYVPTDQIDRVQKYIGSQESTPTVTRLNSGEWSRATKKAQKQVQEMAADLIKLYAARKAATGHSIAPDTPWQMEMEEAFPYQETPDQLAAIEDVKRDLEDDKPMDRLICGDVGYGKTEVAIRAAFKVVNAGRQVAVLCPTTILAQQHLVTFRERLAQYPVKIEMLSRFVSKAEADRTIKALAEGNVDIVVGTHKLLSKDVKFRNLGMLVVDEEQRFGVAHKERIKAIKKNVDVLTLTATPIPRTLHMSLSGIRDMSLIDDPPEGRQPIKTYVKEYDDELIREVILRELDRGGQVYYLHNRIESITHVAEHLRRLVSQATAEIAHGQMHEDDLEDVMLRFANKEFNILVCTTIVESGLDIPNVNTIIVDNADKLGLAQLYQLRGRVGRSKRQGYAYLLYRKDKILSEIAEKRLGALREFSDLGSGYKVAMRDLEIRGAGNLLGAAQSGTVATVGFDLYTQLLSQAINELKGEDMEADWELPNVALPLDAHIPPRYIPSEAERILIYKKLTAVRRMEDVARIQEELEDRYGDPPRSVWNLLATLRLRLRCLEVGIGNIVAEKRRVAIRFQGTHIPMDTIKKLARLYMQHQFLPDVVFLATPDTPARMLTAVEEMVEVLAKALPKDGQPGVVDSPKQPPRPVGRTGVRSASA